Proteins from a genomic interval of Lactococcus protaetiae:
- a CDS encoding class I SAM-dependent methyltransferase, giving the protein MVKTNMYYEDNRDLAHDIQEIKVQLLGIPMKFLTDSGVFSKNGIDYGSRVLLENFEQEGAKTLLDVGCGYGTLGLTLAKKYDLAVTMVDVNSRALDLCRQNADRNAVSTDEIKISDLYDAVSGKYDAIISNPPIRAGKSVVHGILEGSFEHLNDEGTLTIVIQKKQGAPSAQKKMEEVFGNCTVVAKDKGYFILRSYKK; this is encoded by the coding sequence ATGGTAAAGACAAATATGTACTACGAGGATAATCGTGATTTAGCGCATGATATCCAAGAAATAAAAGTTCAACTTCTAGGAATACCCATGAAATTTTTGACAGACAGTGGTGTCTTTTCAAAAAACGGGATTGATTATGGTTCACGAGTTTTATTAGAAAATTTTGAACAAGAGGGTGCTAAAACGCTATTGGATGTTGGTTGTGGTTATGGGACACTTGGACTAACTTTAGCCAAAAAATATGATTTAGCGGTCACAATGGTTGATGTAAATAGTCGTGCATTGGATTTGTGCCGTCAGAATGCTGACAGAAATGCTGTCAGTACTGATGAAATCAAAATTTCTGATCTTTATGATGCTGTCAGTGGGAAATACGATGCAATTATCAGCAATCCACCGATTCGGGCAGGAAAATCAGTTGTTCATGGTATTTTAGAGGGAAGTTTTGAACATCTCAATGATGAAGGAACGCTTACGATTGTCATTCAGAAAAAGCAAGGAGCACCATCTGCTCAAAAAAAGATGGAAGAAGTCTTCGGCAATTGTACCGTAGTTGCGAAAGATAAGGGTTACTTCATTTTGAGAAGTTACAAAAAATGA
- a CDS encoding pyrimidine-nucleoside phosphorylase: protein MTYRMVDLIQKKRDGESFNKPEIDWMIENYVAGSVPDYQMSALAMAIYFKGMNTSEISNLTMAMVHSGKEFDLSEIPGIKVDKHSTGGVGDKVTLILAPLVASFGVPVAKMSGRGLGHTGGTLDKLESIPGFNIEKTEAGFIEQVKDIGIAVIGQSDELVKADKLLYALRDVTATVDIIPLIASSVMSKKIAAGSDAILLDVTVGDGAFMKSVEDARILARTMVDLGKSVGRETVAVITNMSQPLGYAIGNRNEITEAVNTLNGKGTAEFRQFIAELAQIMLELAGDKKTIPEILQNLDNGLAYAKFVAMIKAQGGDPTAFENLTAPLKTKYKVEIRASKTGFITDEKALGVGVLAMKLGAGRATKADTIDFEAGILLAKKVGDKVSNNDLIATLYSNREISEELISEFNDSIVISDEQVHQKEILEIVR from the coding sequence ATGACCTATAGAATGGTTGACCTCATCCAAAAAAAAAGAGATGGTGAAAGTTTTAATAAACCCGAAATAGACTGGATGATTGAAAATTATGTAGCTGGTAGCGTTCCAGACTATCAAATGTCTGCACTTGCAATGGCAATTTATTTCAAAGGGATGAATACTTCTGAAATATCAAATCTCACGATGGCAATGGTTCATTCAGGAAAAGAATTTGATTTGAGTGAAATCCCAGGCATCAAAGTAGATAAACATTCAACAGGTGGTGTTGGCGATAAAGTAACGCTAATCCTCGCTCCACTCGTTGCTTCTTTCGGTGTTCCTGTTGCAAAAATGTCAGGACGTGGACTTGGTCATACAGGTGGAACTTTAGATAAATTAGAGTCTATTCCAGGTTTTAATATTGAAAAAACTGAGGCAGGATTCATTGAACAGGTAAAAGATATTGGGATTGCTGTGATTGGACAATCAGATGAGCTTGTAAAGGCGGATAAGCTCCTTTATGCGCTCCGAGATGTAACAGCGACAGTTGACATTATTCCTCTTATTGCAAGCTCTGTGATGTCTAAAAAGATTGCCGCAGGTTCAGATGCAATTTTACTTGATGTGACAGTAGGAGATGGTGCTTTCATGAAGTCTGTGGAAGATGCACGGATTTTGGCACGAACTATGGTTGATCTCGGTAAATCTGTTGGCCGTGAAACTGTTGCTGTTATCACAAACATGAGTCAGCCTTTAGGCTATGCCATTGGAAATCGTAATGAAATTACAGAAGCAGTCAATACGCTAAATGGTAAGGGAACAGCTGAATTTCGCCAATTTATTGCCGAATTAGCACAGATTATGCTGGAGCTTGCAGGCGATAAAAAAACAATCCCAGAAATCCTACAAAATCTTGATAATGGACTTGCCTATGCCAAATTTGTCGCTATGATAAAAGCCCAAGGAGGCGATCCAACAGCCTTTGAAAATCTGACTGCACCGCTCAAAACCAAATACAAAGTTGAAATTCGTGCCTCCAAAACAGGCTTCATCACTGATGAAAAAGCATTAGGTGTTGGTGTTCTTGCCATGAAACTGGGTGCTGGACGCGCTACAAAAGCTGATACAATTGATTTTGAAGCAGGAATTCTACTTGCAAAAAAAGTCGGAGATAAAGTTAGCAACAACGATTTAATTGCAACACTTTATAGTAATCGTGAAATTTCAGAAGAACTCATCTCCGAGTTTAACGATAGCATTGTCATTTCTGACGAACAAGTTCATCAGAAAGAAATATTAGAAATTGTTCGCTAA
- a CDS encoding cation diffusion facilitator family transporter produces MEKEKKNSGMFAVFAALGANVLVAISKFIGFGLSGSAAMLNESIHSVVDCGNQILLLFGDRQAKQASSNLHQFGEARAKYFFSMIVATFLFFGGGVIGVMEAFEKLIHPEHSVENPWIVIVILLVGMLIEGSSLRIAFKEIAELNTDKLPIFKFLHESRHSEILVIFAEDLCAIIGLLLALLGTVLTMFTSNPLFDAISGLLIGFLLMAAAIFLTREFYSLIVGERVTDSDLSKILSAFERPEIKQVINIRTTHLGPTEILIAAKIDIISSEEAHGYGIINSIEEKIRQKLPDKKCYIYVEIDEFDEHYNR; encoded by the coding sequence ATGGAAAAAGAAAAGAAAAATTCAGGGATGTTTGCTGTATTTGCAGCGCTTGGTGCCAATGTTTTGGTGGCAATCAGTAAATTTATTGGTTTTGGGTTGTCTGGCTCCGCTGCGATGCTTAACGAGAGCATTCATTCGGTTGTAGACTGTGGTAATCAGATCTTGTTACTCTTCGGTGACAGGCAAGCGAAACAGGCTTCAAGTAATCTGCATCAATTTGGTGAGGCGCGAGCGAAATACTTTTTTAGCATGATTGTTGCAACGTTTCTATTTTTTGGTGGAGGAGTGATTGGTGTGATGGAGGCATTTGAAAAGCTTATTCATCCTGAGCACTCAGTTGAAAATCCTTGGATTGTTATTGTAATTTTGCTTGTTGGTATGTTGATTGAAGGGTCATCATTGCGAATTGCATTTAAAGAAATTGCGGAGTTGAATACAGATAAATTACCTATTTTCAAGTTTTTACATGAGAGTCGTCACAGCGAAATTTTGGTTATTTTTGCTGAGGATTTATGTGCAATTATTGGACTACTCTTGGCGCTTTTAGGAACTGTTTTGACGATGTTTACGTCTAATCCATTATTTGATGCAATAAGTGGTCTTTTAATTGGCTTTTTACTTATGGCTGCAGCGATTTTCTTGACAAGAGAATTTTATAGTTTGATTGTCGGGGAGAGAGTGACAGACAGTGACCTTTCTAAAATTTTATCAGCATTTGAACGTCCTGAAATTAAACAAGTCATCAATATTAGAACGACTCATCTAGGTCCAACAGAAATCTTGATTGCAGCAAAAATAGATATTATAAGTAGTGAAGAAGCGCATGGTTACGGAATTATCAATAGTATTGAGGAGAAAATTCGACAAAAGCTCCCAGATAAAAAATGTTATATTTATGTTGAAATTGATGAATTTGATGAACATTATAACAGATGA
- the coaA gene encoding type I pantothenate kinase: MNEFINFDEISRETWQNLYKTSIAPLTHDELESIRSLNDEISLKDVQDVYLPLVHLLRLYKKNLEDMSFSKGLFLQKIVKTPPLIIGISGSVAVGKSTTARLVQLLLSRAFPKLSVELVTTDGFLYTTDDLKNRGILDRKGFPESYDMERLLAFLYHVKNGEKCEIPIYSHETYDILPDQVQTIDSPDILIVEGINVLQNPQNQMLYISDFYDFSIYVDAEEELIEKWYLERFDSLLKLAKYDTTNFYHQFTKMSTSKVVNLAKETWARVNRINLKEYIEPTRNRAEVILHKSENHYVDKIYLKKF; this comes from the coding sequence ATGAATGAATTCATCAATTTCGACGAAATTAGCCGTGAAACTTGGCAAAATCTTTACAAAACTTCTATCGCGCCTCTGACACATGATGAGCTTGAATCTATTCGCTCACTCAATGACGAAATTAGTCTGAAAGACGTGCAAGATGTCTATCTACCGCTCGTCCATCTCTTACGTTTATACAAAAAAAATTTAGAAGATATGAGCTTTTCTAAAGGACTTTTTTTACAAAAAATCGTGAAAACGCCACCATTAATTATCGGCATTTCTGGCTCTGTCGCTGTCGGAAAATCAACTACAGCAAGACTTGTGCAGCTTTTACTTTCACGCGCTTTTCCTAAACTCAGTGTTGAGTTAGTCACTACTGACGGTTTTTTATATACTACTGATGATTTGAAAAACCGAGGAATACTTGATAGAAAAGGTTTTCCTGAGAGCTACGATATGGAGCGGCTGCTTGCCTTTCTCTATCATGTGAAAAATGGTGAGAAATGTGAAATTCCAATTTATTCACATGAAACTTACGATATTCTTCCTGATCAAGTTCAAACTATTGACAGTCCTGATATTCTCATTGTTGAAGGAATCAACGTTTTACAAAATCCACAAAATCAGATGCTCTATATCAGTGATTTTTATGATTTTTCAATTTATGTTGATGCTGAAGAGGAATTAATTGAAAAGTGGTATCTAGAACGTTTTGATAGTCTTTTAAAATTAGCAAAATATGACACAACAAATTTTTATCACCAATTTACTAAAATGTCTACAAGTAAAGTTGTCAATTTGGCAAAAGAAACTTGGGCAAGAGTTAATCGAATTAATTTAAAAGAATACATTGAACCTACGAGAAATCGTGCAGAAGTCATCCTACATAAATCAGAAAATCATTATGTTGATAAAATTTATCTAAAAAAATTCTAA